Genomic segment of Candidatus Parvarchaeota archaeon:
TTGATTCTGTTGAGGGTTATCTTCCTGTAGTCAACCACGTCCCTCATTAGCTCTAGGCCAGCCTTTGAAATCAGCCCAGAGCAGGCAACCGGGCTTCCCACCTGGCCATGCTCCTCACAAAGAAGAACTTTTTTGCCACTCAGTGCGGCCTCGCGTGCTGCAAAGCTTCCCGCAGGCCCGGCCCCTATCACATGCACGTCGTACACAAGACCACTTCAATGAAAGCAGTTTTTATTTTTGATTTAGTCCAACGGTTTTT
This window contains:
- a CDS encoding FAD-dependent oxidoreductase; protein product: MYDVHVIGAGPAGSFAAREAALSGKKVLLCEEHGQVGSPVACSGLISKAGLELMRDVVDYRKITLNRI